One part of the Clostridiales bacterium genome encodes these proteins:
- a CDS encoding YkuS family protein — MAKRVAVESSLTDVKNYLSQKGYEVIDISDNSPESISNVQYDAIVATGLDSNTMGMEDIRTQAPVIQARGLTAEDVYKRLEDLKRRV; from the coding sequence ATGGCAAAGCGAGTGGCTGTAGAGAGCTCACTGACCGATGTAAAAAATTATCTCTCTCAAAAAGGATATGAGGTCATAGACATATCTGACAACTCACCGGAATCTATATCCAATGTTCAGTATGACGCTATAGTCGCCACGGGGCTTGACAGCAACACCATGGGCATGGAAGACATAAGGACTCAGGCTCCTGTGATACAGGCAAGAGGTTTGACGGCAGAGGATGTATATAAAAGACTGGAGGATTTAAAGCGCCGGGTATAG
- a CDS encoding DMT family transporter, with protein MEDSKRGLLLTIIGTFFFGTSAIFTRLAVGVPAVEIASLRLFAGSFFIYIAAKFTGIHMLLKKEEYPKFLIYGLITAFHFYFYNQSLFYTTIAHSLSLVYLSPIFVTILTAHILKEKLPAYKYAGIVVTLIGVVVLAGFEPTINSRMLLGDFMAVISAICYALYSVAGRRERNNYPLLKYVFWVYLLAAIFLLPFSLAGFVAPVKPIQITSIILLGLMPTALGHTLYNAGVRYVHPTYANLISTQEVTFGVILGVLILNEMPGLNSIIGIFIMFAGLAMTLVDLPNTRRSSSRL; from the coding sequence ATGGAGGATTCTAAAAGAGGTCTGCTGCTTACGATCATAGGCACTTTCTTTTTCGGTACTAGTGCCATTTTTACCCGTCTGGCTGTTGGAGTACCGGCTGTGGAGATTGCGTCCTTAAGGCTTTTTGCCGGCTCGTTTTTCATATACATTGCGGCAAAGTTTACCGGTATTCATATGTTGCTAAAGAAAGAAGAATATCCAAAGTTCCTTATCTATGGTCTTATAACAGCTTTTCATTTTTATTTTTACAATCAGTCACTGTTTTATACTACCATAGCCCATTCATTGAGCTTGGTTTATCTGTCCCCAATATTTGTAACCATTTTGACTGCTCACATACTTAAAGAAAAACTGCCGGCATACAAGTATGCTGGCATAGTGGTTACGCTGATAGGTGTGGTAGTGCTGGCTGGATTTGAGCCCACCATAAACAGCAGGATGCTGCTGGGCGATTTCATGGCTGTGATCTCTGCTATATGCTATGCTCTTTATTCAGTTGCCGGCAGGAGAGAGAGAAATAATTATCCACTCTTGAAGTATGTATTCTGGGTATACCTGCTTGCAGCCATATTTTTGTTGCCTTTCTCTCTGGCAGGGTTTGTGGCTCCGGTAAAACCTATCCAGATAACATCAATAATACTTCTGGGGCTTATGCCCACAGCCCTGGGGCACACCCTGTATAACGCAGGGGTAAGATATGTACACCCCACATATGCCAACCTTATCTCCACCCAGGAGGTGACATTCGGGGTTATACTGGGGGTGCTGATCTTAAACGAGATGCCCGGTCTTAATTCAATAATTGGTATAT